The genome window ATCGCTAAGTTTGTTACGGTAAACAATCTCGAGGTTTTCGTATGTAAATAAACCACTAAACGTTAGTCAAACAATGCGTAACTAAGATTAGCATGGCGCGTGCCGCGACTGGCAAGGCACGGGTTTCCCAACCAACCTCTAACACCGGCGGTAGGGGTGTAGGCTCAGGATCCGCTCAGTGGTTTTTCTGAAGGCTAGCGCGCGGGTCGCATGCCAAGTCTCTCTGACCTCGCGTCACCCTATTAATACTAAATACATCGCGCGACGCCCGTAGTATCTAAAAAATCGCAGCCGAAACTTTCGAAAATCGAACATAGAACCCGCTTCGAATATAGAACCTCATTTTCAAAATGAGAGTGATTCTATGCGTGTTTCTTTTCGTCCATGTTGCGGTCCCTGCGCCGTCGAGGACTTTCGTCTTCCCAGGCGACAGGGATCAGAGGAAACTGGAGCCAATAATAACCCCCCCAGTTCTCCCAGTTTTGGAGCACCTGGAGCGAGATCCCAGCACGCTCCTGCCGAGTGAACGGGGATTGAATCCTAAGTTCGGAGGAGGTTTCAATGTGAAACCCCAGAAAGGGGGGTTCACGGGTAGTGTGAGCAGCAGCTTGAGCGGCGCTGGAGTCAGCCACTCCGCTTCTCAGTCTTTCTCCTTTGGATTTAACGAGGGATTCAGTGCTTCTCAAGCAGCGAGTCAGGCGGCCTCATTCAATGGATTTGGGGGGTAAGAATTCTTAATTTAGTAGGTACTGATGATACGAGgttcttttaaattaaatgcgACTGAAGCTAAATGCGTATAAAATTGTACTCTACGTATGGATTGTGAAACAATGCCTATTTGGACATCTTGCCAGGTAATTGCTTAGTCATGTGACGCAGCAAGCGTTTTCTAAACACTGAAAATGTCAATGTTTGACTTTATGTACTATAACTTTATGTACGAAATACGAATGGGATTTAAAGACTTTTTATCTGGACGATCTTGTAggcaggtttttttttatgaaataagggggcaaacgagcaaacgggtcacctgatggaaagcaacatctgtcgcccatggacactcgcagcatcagaagagctgcaagtgcgttgccggccttttaagaggtaataggggagggtagggaagggaagggaataggggaaggtagggaagggaagggaatatgggagggcagggaagggaatagggtaggggattgggcctccggtaaactcactcactcggcgaaacacagcgcaagcgctgttttacgccggttttctgtgagaacgtggtatttctccggtcgagccggctcattcgtgccgaagcattcctctcccacgtatattactCGGTTGGATTACTGCTATCATTAAGTCGTAGTTGTTTTATGCTAAAATTACTGTCCTTCTCTTACCTACCTTAAACCTTTTTaagagtaaaataattaaaaatttttagcCCATAAACGTATGTCTGGACCTAGACAGATTATTCGGGCTGTATCAAATTTATACAAATCGAAATAGGAAGTTATTAGATAATGATATGTAGATGTGAGGATTACTCACtcttatgaatatttttaattaattttacaacaAACGAACACTAATTATgctaataaatagttttagatgcaaaaaatattggcagtaaaatatataaaatatattttcacacaattcatttttattttgtcagtattaaataattatagaaccagtttaattttttcgcactttttttggtaaaaaagtgggccccgtgcaagtttcttacgccggttcttctcgccgggctagttcccgaaccggtggtaggcatcatgtagacgttcagagaatatttgcaaaaatttattctaaataaaaaagtttgagtttgagtttgagctacgaataatagtttatacgtgggagagccaaaaccggcgtgaaacagcgcttgcgctgtgtttcgccgagtgagtgagtttaccggaggcccaatcccctaacccctattcccttccctaccctcaactattcccttcccttcccttccctaccctcccctattaccctattccctcttaaaaggccggcaacgcacttgcagctcttctgatgctgcgagtgtccatgggcggcggaagttgctttccatcaggtgacccgtttgctcgtttgcccccttatttcataaaaaaaaaaaaaaatttaagaaagagtaactccgtcaaaaaaattgcaccaaggctacaaaatgtgacccgaatacatgtatattttttttgacaacggctttttttcataaatttgaATGTAAGTGTTTCGTCGCTattgtcataaatcataatattttagtgtgcgaaatggtaggcgaaaaggaaccaaatttaaaacggttgaagtatggcaGCTACgtttacttagtttttattattcgtagagaactagtttaaataatatattacgatGATATTAATGTTTgctaaaaaaaatctatattgtTCCCTATAAGGGTCAAAAGTTAGGTTCAAAGTTTATCCGTAACAAAAGACATAAACGCGCGTAAgtctaaaaattatttttattatcttttgtgataaaattttatcttttaTGTGAATCTACACACTACAGGATGTAGGACAGACAACgtaatgctttattatttttattataataaaacaactggtatttaaatacttaatagcctacataatatgtaacaaaacaaaattataatactttaggtgttTTGGTTCACTGTAAAACTGGTAGTGCTGAaagaacaaactgtcaccatcattatttccggacctatacgacctgcaaatcttcaagaaaagagcgtattccctcttaaaaggccggcaccgcacctgcagctcttctgatgttgcgagtgtccaagggcgacggtagttgcttaccattaGGCGACCGGCGGTGaggtttgctcccttatttcataaaaaaatgaatataaagggcaaattcatgacgctgaagcaatttgctctttcagcgttgctactttcactaTAAACTctgtataatatacatatacaccctaaagtacctATTATCACTTCGTTTTGTTCCACCATGTATATGCTTAATTGGTCACAGTCCCATGCAATATATTTAAGCACTAGTCAAGTAATAAATGCCACTTCCTGATTTCTTCACTACATTTAATTAGGTACCTACTCGTACCTaccttctaaaaatttcaagtacatattatatttaacaaaataatatctttGTAAACTTTCACATCAAACGGACAAAAAATTTATAGATACCTAAATTCTGTCTACCTCAAAAGACTTCTTAGAAGAAGAAGGTTCAAGACTTCCGATTTctatatcaatattttttccGGCTTTTCAGTGGCTTCTCCGGCAGTCAAGCGAGCAGCCAAGCAGCGTCTTTCGGCTCATCGGTATCAGCCGCGGGGTCATCGGCCTCGGCGTTCGGCGGCGGCTACGGCGGCGGCCAGAGCGCGTCTTCGGCTTTCGGCTTCAGCGGCAACGGCTTTGGACCTAGTGTGAGTTAATGGTATTTTGAGCAATTCACGTAAAAAAAACACATAGGGGTAAATTTCGACATAAGGAGGGTACACTTAAACAAAGAAGATTCAAAAAGGTCAAatcatatcaaaataataatattatatagagtaTTTTTTTCATGAGTATGACGCAAGTAACAACGGAAGCTTAAGAGGTTATAAGTAGAGGCAGGAGGAAGGAACCTTTCTTGGTGATAAGAACACGCAAAGCCAGAAAAGCTATAACATAAGCTCTCTATATGTCTATAGATACCGTCAAATATTTGGGCTTCACTCTAGATAGGAGACTTACCTATACCACACACCTGAAAACCAAGAAAAACGAGGCAAATTTGCAGCTAAACAATCTTAAATGGCTTATAGGACGATCATCGCAGCTATTTGTACAcaacttcgatcactaatatactatattactattatatatactatataatatagtatatatactatatactgtattagtgatcgaaggtacACAATAAAATACTAGTTTATAAAAGTATTGTGAAACCAATCTGGACCTATGGAATAGAGTTATGGGGCTCAGCAAGTAACTCGAACCTTGAAATACTGCAACGATTTCAAAACAAGGCCCTAAGAACCATTACCACTGCACCTTGGTTCACACGCAATACAGAAATCCACGAACATCTTAACATCTTTAGTGTCTAAGAGGAAGCTAAACGACCGAGTACAAAAAGGGGTTACATGAACATGTGAACACACTAGCAAGAGCTCTCATTactaaaatactaaaatcacgattaaaaagaactatatattgtcaaactcttcattaaattcaagttcagcctgcctagcatacaccaacgagatatctcactctcgagataattaaaaactactcgtatcataatgtcaaaatctcgacattatctcgacaaaactctataaaaatgtgttatttcgattatAGATCTATGCGAGAAAatatgtttgtcatgctagggtccatagagatgaagagacaaaccatcaaacatcgagaaaacatgtagagtgagatatctcgttagcgtatgctaggcaggcagttATCATAAAGAATCGAGATATGCGGCCGTTGCCCTGCATTTCCTTGGTCCATCACATAAAGACCACTCCGTCATACCCTGACCATCGTGTAATGTTAAGGCTGCGCACTTTCACATCCTGACTGATCTACTGCCCTTCGAGATCTCGTTTGCATACTTGTTGCTCTGTTTGTAAACGAGCAGACAGTCAGCTGATGGCAAGCGATTATGCCTTTAGACGTGAGATAGGAAACGACTGGGTGAAATCTTAAAATAGGACTGAATAAAATATTGCATATCATTTTATTATACTGTTTTGTTCTAGGACAAACACATATAAGGTTAAAATAGAGAATATTACAATGAGTAAACGTACTTAACTACTTAAGCTTCTTTATCTATTCAACTTTTTCTCCATCATCCATACAATCGCtctaggttatattatattttccgaAGTTGAACATAGTAGACCTTAATCTCTTCTTTCCTTCTTTTTCCCCCATGTATGATAAACTAACATTTAATTTAGTTACCTATTACTACTTATAAACATTGGCCAATGCAACTTGATTTATTTGATGATGACGACTATAATCTTTACAGATGTCACTGCAATAAGTTAAGAAActccataatttatttttactaattgTGTAAAAACTAAGCCGATTAGGGcgattattaaataacaaaaattgcaaaacttttgatgaaatatgTGACTACACATTTTGTGGAAATATAGGGATCGTAAAGGTACTACAGTAGGCAGCACTTGTCTTGCACATTAAATAAGTCTTGATGTTCGGATCTGTGACgaaattttgagttttttgtgCAAGAGAACTCTGAGGAACTTAGTTTTAGCGTGGATAAAAGGAGAATCGTATAAAtgataaagtattatttatcCAGATAAAAACTTAAAGACACCTTTGTAAATTAAGAGTGGCCCTGATATTTTTACGGATCTGATGACacaacatacatattttcacattaGTGCGCTTACAGACGAATGACACTTATCGACGGTAGCCGTCGACACGCCGTGCCGtacgtctgtaagaagccttagaaCAAGAATACGTAAACTTTTATATAAtgtcatattatacttttttcagGCTTCGTTCAGCGACGGTCTACTGCACGTGCGCCACCGTGGGGCTCCCGGGTTCACCTTCCCCGGCGCGGGGCGAGGAGTAGCCGCAGCTGCCATCTCCAGACCCAGGACATCTCAACTCAGCGATGACTTCCTTTCCATCATCATCTCCTGAGCTAGTCCAAAATAATCGCGGCACAAGATAATAGGACGCTGTTAAACACTCGTGTACTAgcccacaaaaaaattacgtattgagttatgaatgcagttatgtactttagatgatttagaacaagaccgTACCTATTcctaatttaacaaaaaaaattaagtaggtTAGAACACAAATGCTAAACAACGACCAATTATCTCTTGAGCTAGTCCAAACGGCGAATGAGGCACAAAACTTTATGTCAAAATATGAAATGAGGGTTTTTTGATGTTCCATTTGCCACCGTGACGATAAGTAGCCTTAGGCAGCCCTtgaacctacaataatattgaacaatattttattgtaccatcgaagaaattgctTCATAGGCAGTTGTAGGACCTCCGTCGGTTGGTCGGACAATGTAAACATTATGCTAGTCaagatctg of Aricia agestis chromosome 9, ilAriAges1.1, whole genome shotgun sequence contains these proteins:
- the LOC121730420 gene encoding loricrin-like is translated as MRVILCVFLFVHVAVPAPSRTFVFPGDRDQRKLEPIITPPVLPVLEHLERDPSTLLPSERGLNPKFGGGFNVKPQKGGFTGSVSSSLSGAGVSHSASQSFSFGFNEGFSASQAASQAASFNGFGGGFSGSQASSQAASFGSSVSAAGSSASAFGGGYGGGQSASSAFGFSGNGFGPSASFSDGLLHVRHRGAPGFTFPGAGRGVAAAAISRPRTSQLSDDFLSIIIS